The Nitrospinota bacterium nucleotide sequence CCGGTAGAAACTCTCGCGGCGCTCTGAAGGAAGGTCGTTTATCTGGTTGATGGACGTGATGGTCACGCCATCAACGGTCAGGGTGGAGAGGAGCTCTTTGAGCATGGGGTTTGACCGTCCATCGTTCGAGGGTCATTCACCATATCACATTACCCAGGGCGAGCCAACGACGGTGGCGGCCTTGACACCCCCGAGGCCCTGCCGTAGAATAGCACGCCGATTCTAAAACCACGCGCCCCGCACCCTGCAGGGTTGAAGTCGTTGAAATGATTGACCGTGGACCTGCGTCACTTGCTTGACAGGAGCGAGAGACGCTTTGTATAGTGTTCCGTTGGGTCGATTCTGTAATTTGGTTCACAGTAGGTGGGCGTTGGGAGGCGCTTCATGCCCGTTATTGTAGCCCCGTGTGGGCGGTCGGACGCCGCCGAGACGCTCCTTGCCGCAGGCGCCGATGGCCTTTATGTAGGCATGACCAGCCTCTCCCACGGCCGCCGGGGCGCCGAGTTATCGCTCGCATGCATCGAGGCCGTATGTCGGACGGCCCGGGCCTGGGACGCTTTTGTCCTGCTCAGCCTTAACCTCATGCCCCTCGTGGCCGAAGAGCCACTATGGCGCTCGGTCGTGGCTGAAACAGTCGAGCTAGGCGTTGACGGGGTCATTCTTCAGGACCCTGGTCTGGCCGTGGACCTTCGCCGCATCCACCCGCGGCTCGCCATCCACGTCTCTGTAGGGGCGGCGGCCCTTAACGCCGCCGACGCCCGTTTCTGGCGCGAGGCGGGGGCCGACGTGCTGGTGCTCCAGCCGGGGACCACGCCCGAAGAGGCGGCCTCCATACGTCAAGACGGCGGGATCGAGGTGGAGCTCTTCGTCTCGGGTCGTACCTGCCAGGCGACCCTCCTAGGCCAATGCGGTATGGGTAACTACTTGAAGCAGGTCTGGAAGTCATCCGGCTGGCGCGATGAGATCCCCGAAGGGAGCCGAAAGCGGAGCGGAGTATGTTACTACGTTTGCGAGGGCGCGTGGGAGGAGGACGGTGACCCCATCGGGAAGTGGGGCCCGGTGCCGATCGAGCTTGGGGCCCCTCTGGCGGACTACCTCGCGGCTGGAGTGACGCATCTTAAGCTGGGCGGGCGCGGCAGGCCCGTCGCCGAACTCGCAGGTGAAATTCGATCCGTCCGCCAGGTGGTGGATGAGGAGGAGTGGCCGAGCAGTTATGCCCTCACTGGCAACACACGTTCCTAATCTGAGACGGCTGGAGGCCTGCGACTGGTCGGCCTTCGATACCCTCTTTCTTGGGGATCCCTCGTGCCATCTCTACCCGGACAACTTCGCCCGCTACGTGGATGAGCTTGCCGTTGGAGTTGAGATGGTCAAGTCCTGGGGTAAGCGGGCCATCCTGAGCCTGTACGCCGTTCCACGCAACGATGACCTGCCGTGGATACGAGCCCTGCTGGAAGGCGCCATTGAGCGCCGTCTTCCGCTCGATGGAGTTGAGGTTCATAACCTTGGCTTGCTCGTCATCCTTCGAGAGCTGAGCAACCCTTGGCCTGTAACAATCGGGGTCTGTGGCAACCTCTACACCGTTGCGACGGCCCGGGTGCTGGCCGAATACGGTGTGGTGGACGGCTTCCCCAATCCGGAGGTCGGCTTGCCCGAGGTCGCGGAGCTGGTTCGAGACGGGGGGATCGGGGTCATCCTTCAGGTTCACGGCAAAATCCCCCTGGGATTTAGCGATAAGTGTTTCGTTGTTGACTATCAGAAGCAGGAAGGGACCTGCGAGGAGGTATGTTTTACCGATCATTGGTTGACCCGCGACGGCTGGACGCTCAAGAACATCGGAAGGGTCGTCTTAAGCGGGAAGGACCTTTGCATGATCGAACACCTGCCGGACCTGCTCGAGGAGGGCCACCGGCATTTCTACATCTGGACGTTTGCCGAGTCGCCCGAATATGTGGCGGCTATCGGGGGGCTCTACCGCGAGGCCCTTGAGGAGGCCTTCTCCGGAAGTGCGGACTACCGTTTGCGGCCTGAGTGGGAAGAGACCATCCGGCGCTTCGCTCGTGTCGGGCTCTGCAACGGCTTTTACTTCAACACGACGGGGCAGTCTTACGTGGGCGCCCTCGATGGAGAATCGACCGAGGGGCTCCGACCGGCCGAACACATCCCGGGTCAGTCGAGAGCCTAGGCGACGCCACTAACACATCCTGTGGCGTTGAGGCTTACACAGCACCATCAGATTCAGCGGAGGGGGTGCTTCCGCCGCACCTTATGCCCGGCGGACGCCTCGGATGGTCCCGCCGACACATCGGGCGGGTTCCATCGCGCATGCTCCTGCTGAGCAAAGCGAGGTTTGAAGAGAATGGCCAAATTACTTGCTCCGGGCGGGAGCGTCGAGATGGCGCTGGCCGTCTTGGAGGCCGGTGCCGAGGCCGTCTACGTGGGCCCGTTGGGCTGGAGCCGCCGGGTGTCCCGGTATGAATTGGACGACGAGGCCATCCGGGAGGTCTGCGCATACGGCCGGGCACACGGAAAAGAGGTCCGTCTCGCCTTCAATACGACCCCCGCTTCCTCTGAGATTCCGACCATGGTTGAGAAGATCGACCAGTACGTTGAGTGGGGAGCCAACGGGCTAATCATGGCTGACCCGGGCGCCATCGCCGTCGTCCGCCGCCGGCATCCCGACATAGCCATCCACGCCAGCGTCGCGGCGACCATTATCAACGAGGCCGACATCGCCTTCTTCCGAGACATAGGAGTGACAGTGGTTGTCGTTCCCAGCAAGCTTTCGTTCACCGAGGTGCGGGAGTTCAAGGAGCGGCTGGGGGTGCAGCTAGAGGTCTTCCTCCACTCGAACCACTGCTACACGTATCTCGGTCGGTGTCAGATGTCGAGCTACTTCAACCACCGATTCACCGAGACGGACGAGCACAAGCAGCTCTTCCTAGGCAGCCCTAACCGAGGTGGATTCTGCCACCGGGTCTGTAAGGGCAAGTGGACCTGGAGCGAGAGCGGGACCGTCCGGAATGAGTCGGTGACCATGCCTAATATCGCCATCCTGGGGTTCAACTCGATTCCCGCTTACATCGACATAGGGGTTGAGTACCTGAAGATTCAAGGCAGGGAATTCAGCCTGCCCCTTATCATCGACATCGTTCGGTTCTACCGAGAGTTGATTGACTACTGCCGCTCCGCTCCTCGCCCCATCTCCCTCTCCCGCTACCAGCCGCGGCTGCTGGGTCTCCTCCGCCAGCGGGACGAGGAGCGGGAGTCCCGCACAGAGGCGCTTCTCCAGGTGGCGGTGGAGGACACCCCGCTGCCAGCCGTAGGGGTCGTCGACTGAACTAAAGAAACGCGTCCCTTGGTCTTCATCTCGGGGCTCCTGGGGTGAGGGCCAGGGGCTCGTCTCTGTCTGGTGATTCCGACCCTAGAGCGCCGCATTCACGTCGGAGGGCTGTTGGCCGGTGTCTGAAGAATTCTCATCCAGCTGCGACCCCGAAGCTTTCTCCCGCATAAAGGCGCTACTGGAAAAAAGCGCCTTCGTCCGCCACTGCGGCCTCCTCCTGGAGAACCTTGAGGCGGGCCGGTGCGAGCTTCGCTTGCCCCTTGAGGCCGTCCATGCCAATGCCTACGGCTCCCTTCATGGTGGGCTGGTGGCCACATTGGTCGATACCGTCAGCGGTGTGGCCGCCTGGACCCTGGCGGATTCGAACGAGCGGGTCTCCACGATGGAGCTGAAGGTGAATTTCATAGCCAGTGTGGCGCCCATGGAGGGCGAGCTCAGGGCCCTTGGGGTGGTGCTTCATCGGGGTAGGACCACGGCCGTCGTTGAAGCCGACGTGAACGACTCAGAGGGCCGAAGGGTCGCCCGTGGCCTGGGGACTTTTATCTATCTGGCGCGCAAGGGGGAGGCCGCCGATGGGTGAGGAGCGCTACGACGAACGGGTGGTTGGCTTAACTGGGGGGCTTGCGACAGGAGCCTCCACAGTGGCTGGGATGCTCACCGAATGCGGGGCCCTCATGGTAGACGCCGACGAGATTGTTCATTGGCTGGAGGGACCTGCCACGTCGGTCACGCTGGCCATCGCCGAACGCTTCGGCCCAGAAGCTCTCGATGCCGACGGGCGGGTCGACCGGGCGTGGCTGGGCCCACGGGTGTTTGAAGACCCTGAGGCTCTGCGAGATTTGGAAGCGATCGTTCACCCTGAGGTGGTGGCTGAAAGCCGCCGCCGAATCGAATCGCTCCGGGCCGCCGACCCTGATGCGCTCATCATCTACAACGCGCCTCTGCTGATAGAGAGGGGGGCCTACAAGCGGTTCCTGACAATCATAGTCGTATACGTCGACGACGCCACACAGCTTAAGCGCCTCATGGCCCGTGATGGGCTCTCGCGCCCCCAGGCGCTCAAACGGCTCGCCGCCCAGATGGCTCCCTCGGCCAAACAGGCCTACGCCGACGTCGTCATCGACAACACGGGAAGCATCGAGGAGACACGCGCCCTGGTGGAAGCCATCCACCGCGAGCTCATGAGCAGGCCCCTGCTGTTGCGAAAGGATTGAGTCACAACGACGGTTGCGCTATACTCCATCGCCGCCGCACATTATTTCGAGGAGAGGACTTTATGCTGTTGAAAGAGGAACGGGATAAAATTCTCAAAGAGATTGTCGGTCGGGAAAAGGAAGTCACAAATATTCTGGCCACTCTACAGGCGGGAAAGCACATCATCCTCGAAGGGGCGCCTGGGACGACGAAGTCAACCATCCTACGGACCATCACGAAGGTGCGGGATGTTCCCTTCTACCTCATTGAGGGCAATATCGACCTAACCCCCTCGAAGCTCGTCGGCCACTTCAACCCTTCCAAGGTCATGGCCGACGACTATCGGGTTGAGTACTTCGAGAAGGGCCCGTTGACCTACGCGATGGAGGGGGGCTTTCTCTACATCGAGGAGTTCAACCGGATGCCGGCCGATACGGCCAACGTCCTCATTAGTGCGATAGAGGAAGGCGAGATACAAATCCCCCGCTATGGGCCCGTAAAAGCCACGGGCGAGTTCCGGGTCATCTGCGCCCAGAATCCCTACGACGATGTCGGGACAATGCGGGTTTCCCGGGCCATTTACGACCGGTTCTGCCGCGTTAAGCTCAACTACCAGAACTTGGACGAAGAGCTCGATATTGTCACCTCCCAGTCTGATTCCGATGATCGTGAGCTCATCGACGTGGCGGTCCGCATTGCCCGCGATACGCGGACACACAGCGATGTCAAGCAGGGCGCTTCCATTCGGGGTGCTCTCGACATGGTGGCCATCGCCGAGGAGCTATTTAAGGTCTCTTCAGCGGATCGGTCCCAGGTGATGGATGATGCCATGCTATCTTCCATGAGCGGCAAGGTCTGGCTCCAGGAGACCACCGAGCGGCCAGCCGAGGAAATTCTCCGGGAGATCCTAAAGAAGGTGCTGGCCAAGAAGGAGGCCGATGCCAAGGGGCTGTCCCAATAGGGACGCCCCCTCCGTGCTATGTCTAGGCTCACGGGCATCTTCTACCACGAGAGCTTCAGCCGCAGCAGCTACCTGACCGTCGGCGCTCGACTGGCCGACTTCCCAGAGGCTTTCGACCCCCTTCTCGCCCACGAAAACGTACGCATCTTCGAGAGCCAGCCCGTCTCTCGAGAGCTGATCCTTTCGGTTCATACCCCGGGGCTCATAGAGGGGGTCAAGGGCGACCCCCTTTGTTCGACCGCATGGCTCTCCGCTGGCGGCTGCGTTGAGGCGGGAGAGCGCATCACCTCCGGGGAGCTTCGAAACGCCTTCGTCACCATCGGAGCCGGCGGCCACCACGCGGGGTTCGACTACTTTGGAGGCTACTGCTGCTTCAACGACGTGGCGCTCACCATCTCCCGGCTCCGGGAGCGAGGCCTCGCCCACCGATTCGCTGTCGTGGACACCGACGCACACCACGGAGACGGAACCCGCCAGATTTTCGATGACGACCCCGACGTGCTCCATATCTGCTTCTGCGGCACTAGCTGGGAGTCTCAAGACGGGACCAAGGTCGATGTCAATATCCCCTGGTTTTCCGGGCGGCGGTCCGATAACGATGCCCCGTATCTGGAGCTGATCGACGAGCACGTCCCTAACCGCGTGCGGTCCTTTGGCCCGGATCTCCTCTTTTGGTACTTTGGGTTCGACACCCACCACGGCGACTACGGCTCTATAGGCCTGACCGGCGATTGTTTCTTCTCCATATGTGATATTATGATGGGCCTGGCCGACGAAGCGTGCGGCGGTCGGCTGGCGGTCGTCCTGGGTGGCGGCTCTCGTACGGACATCGCCACGGCGACCATTCCCGAGATTATCCGTCGCCTGGCAGGCCTCGCCACCTAGAGCCCGCTCTGCGCCCGAGGCGCCAGGGAGCCCCCATGGTCACCGTCCGAGAGGCCACAGCCGCAGACAATGACGCCCTCATCGCCCTCGACCACCAGTGCACAATGGGCGAAGCCATGACTCTCGCCTTCGACCGCGCCCCAGACTTCTTCGCCCGCCATAAGGTCTACGAGCGGTGGACGGCCCTGGTGGCCGAGGCTCCCGACGGCGCCCCCGTCGGAACTGGGAGCATGGCGCTGAAGACCCTCCTTGTGGGGGGACGGCCCGTAGAGGCGGCCTACCTGATGGACCTTCGTGTTCACCCCGACTGGCGCCGCCGGGGGGTCGGCCGGGCCATCGGTGACGCCTTGCGCGACCGACTTATCAAGGCTGCCCCCGCCTTTGCCTACCTCATGGTTCTC carries:
- a CDS encoding U32 family peptidase, whose product is MPVIVAPCGRSDAAETLLAAGADGLYVGMTSLSHGRRGAELSLACIEAVCRTARAWDAFVLLSLNLMPLVAEEPLWRSVVAETVELGVDGVILQDPGLAVDLRRIHPRLAIHVSVGAAALNAADARFWREAGADVLVLQPGTTPEEAASIRQDGGIEVELFVSGRTCQATLLGQCGMGNYLKQVWKSSGWRDEIPEGSRKRSGVCYYVCEGAWEEDGDPIGKWGPVPIELGAPLADYLAAGVTHLKLGGRGRPVAELAGEIRSVRQVVDEEEWPSSYALTGNTRS
- a CDS encoding U32 family peptidase, with amino-acid sequence MPSLATHVPNLRRLEACDWSAFDTLFLGDPSCHLYPDNFARYVDELAVGVEMVKSWGKRAILSLYAVPRNDDLPWIRALLEGAIERRLPLDGVEVHNLGLLVILRELSNPWPVTIGVCGNLYTVATARVLAEYGVVDGFPNPEVGLPEVAELVRDGGIGVILQVHGKIPLGFSDKCFVVDYQKQEGTCEEVCFTDHWLTRDGWTLKNIGRVVLSGKDLCMIEHLPDLLEEGHRHFYIWTFAESPEYVAAIGGLYREALEEAFSGSADYRLRPEWEETIRRFARVGLCNGFYFNTTGQSYVGALDGESTEGLRPAEHIPGQSRA
- a CDS encoding U32 family peptidase, with protein sequence MAKLLAPGGSVEMALAVLEAGAEAVYVGPLGWSRRVSRYELDDEAIREVCAYGRAHGKEVRLAFNTTPASSEIPTMVEKIDQYVEWGANGLIMADPGAIAVVRRRHPDIAIHASVAATIINEADIAFFRDIGVTVVVVPSKLSFTEVREFKERLGVQLEVFLHSNHCYTYLGRCQMSSYFNHRFTETDEHKQLFLGSPNRGGFCHRVCKGKWTWSESGTVRNESVTMPNIAILGFNSIPAYIDIGVEYLKIQGREFSLPLIIDIVRFYRELIDYCRSAPRPISLSRYQPRLLGLLRQRDEERESRTEALLQVAVEDTPLPAVGVVD
- a CDS encoding PaaI family thioesterase — its product is MSEEFSSSCDPEAFSRIKALLEKSAFVRHCGLLLENLEAGRCELRLPLEAVHANAYGSLHGGLVATLVDTVSGVAAWTLADSNERVSTMELKVNFIASVAPMEGELRALGVVLHRGRTTAVVEADVNDSEGRRVARGLGTFIYLARKGEAADG
- a CDS encoding dephospho-CoA kinase produces the protein MGEERYDERVVGLTGGLATGASTVAGMLTECGALMVDADEIVHWLEGPATSVTLAIAERFGPEALDADGRVDRAWLGPRVFEDPEALRDLEAIVHPEVVAESRRRIESLRAADPDALIIYNAPLLIERGAYKRFLTIIVVYVDDATQLKRLMARDGLSRPQALKRLAAQMAPSAKQAYADVVIDNTGSIEETRALVEAIHRELMSRPLLLRKD
- a CDS encoding MoxR family ATPase, which codes for MLLKEERDKILKEIVGREKEVTNILATLQAGKHIILEGAPGTTKSTILRTITKVRDVPFYLIEGNIDLTPSKLVGHFNPSKVMADDYRVEYFEKGPLTYAMEGGFLYIEEFNRMPADTANVLISAIEEGEIQIPRYGPVKATGEFRVICAQNPYDDVGTMRVSRAIYDRFCRVKLNYQNLDEELDIVTSQSDSDDRELIDVAVRIARDTRTHSDVKQGASIRGALDMVAIAEELFKVSSADRSQVMDDAMLSSMSGKVWLQETTERPAEEILREILKKVLAKKEADAKGLSQ
- a CDS encoding histone deacetylase, with product MSRLTGIFYHESFSRSSYLTVGARLADFPEAFDPLLAHENVRIFESQPVSRELILSVHTPGLIEGVKGDPLCSTAWLSAGGCVEAGERITSGELRNAFVTIGAGGHHAGFDYFGGYCCFNDVALTISRLRERGLAHRFAVVDTDAHHGDGTRQIFDDDPDVLHICFCGTSWESQDGTKVDVNIPWFSGRRSDNDAPYLELIDEHVPNRVRSFGPDLLFWYFGFDTHHGDYGSIGLTGDCFFSICDIMMGLADEACGGRLAVVLGGGSRTDIATATIPEIIRRLAGLAT